ATGAGAAAACAGACCCCTGTTCTCATGATAGATGAGGCACATCTGATGAGGGGTGAGGTGTTTGCCCAGCTCCATATTATAGGGCAATTTGAACTGGACTCAGCGCCTGTAATGCCAATGATACTATCAGGACAGAATAATCTTATGGATAAGCTTATGTATTATACATCACGTCCGCTGGCATCAAGAGTTGTGGGAAAAGGCCATATTGAAGGGCTGCGGCTCAACGAAATGGCTGGATACATAAAACACCATCTTGAAAAAGCAGGGGCAAGGGAGCAGTTATTCTCTGAAGAGGCGATACTTGCAATACATCAGGGTTCAGGCGGCTTATTAAGACGGGCTAACATACTTGCCAGAGGGTCTCTTATTGCAGCAGCCACAGAGACATGCAATATAGTCTCAGGAGAACATGTCCGAATAGCATCCACAGAGATTATTTAAAATGCTTCAGGGAAACCGGAGAGCTATCAAAACTCCTCTCCGGTTAAACCTGTAAGCAACAGGTTAATTTAATGTGAAACTTTTAGGTAAGATAATGTGAGAGGTGACAGCTGCTGAGTTATCAAACTCCCCATGCCCAGCATAGTAGATCAGAAGGCTGTCATTCTCCCCAAGCCCCTTCCTGAGTTCATTCATACTTCCGAGTATCTCCTTCCTCGTGGCATTCATCAGAAGCCGGGTATTAAATCCATACATCTCTTTCAATATCTTCTCCACAGACCGGGCATCTGAAATCGGGGTCTTCAGCTTGGGCTGGTACTTATAATCGTTGTTTCCTATGATGAGTGCATGGTACTTTGTACCGGATACTGATGCAGTCTCACTGCCCCCTATTTTCCTTACAGCAACACCCCTCTCCTCTGAGTAGGCAATCCCTGATGACAGGAATACAATTGCAATAAATAATAGAATCAACCTCTTCATGCCGTTATCCCCCTGTGTATAAAATTCAAAACCAATCCTACCCATCCTGACCTCCCCTTGTAAAGGGGAGGGATCGTTTTTCTATTCCCCTCCTTAACAAGGAGGGGTCAGGGGAGGTGCCCCGTCTTCACAACGACCTTCTCCTCTGCAAACTCGGCAATACCGCCCCCCTCATGGGCAGCGGCCTCTGTAATCTTCACGCCTCGTGACAGTGTGCCGACATCTTCCTGACGCGTCAGTACCTGAAAGATGCCGCCGTTCTTCTTTAACTCAATATCTCCCAGCGGGGATGTGCTTGCGTATGCAATGATATTCTCCTCACCAAACGGCGGGGTGACCTCAAGCTCAAACCTGTCGCCGCCTGTTGGTACCTCATACACAAGCCCGCCGTTAAAATAATTGTCAGACCTGTAGGGATTCGGCAGGAGCTGGACATTGCCGCCGCCGGCATCTTTGTATACAACCCTGACATAAAACGGCTTGTTCCCCTTCAAATATATCTTTATCTTATCCCCCTCTTTATACCCTTTCTTGTCCGCCCACACCTTTACACGGAGCGGAGCGGATGGGTCACTCATCGCATCCTCATTTTTCAGCACCTTCTCATTGTCTGCCGCCTTCTCAATCACCCTTTCCTCCGGTGTAATCTCCGCCTTGATCTTTACCCTGTAGCAGTCACCCATTTTCTCATCCCGGTACCACACCTTTTCAATCTCCTGAAGGACTTTTATGGATGCATTCATATATGCCTCTATGATGTCCTTCTCAAGCTCAAGGTTCTTCATACGTGTCTCGCTCCTGATGTGTGAGACAGCATACTCACCCGCCCTCCTCTTTGCATCAGCAAACGCCGCCTGCTCAGTCTGTTTCCTCGTCTTATCATCTCCGAGGCACGAATACCCCTCTGCCTCTGTAATAGTGGATTGAACAGCATAAGCATATTGTACGAACATAACTATAAAGAAAACCACCATCATAAACCTTCTGATAAGTAACACCACATCACCTCCTGTTCAATTTCATATTATCCAGCTTATTTCCTCACAAAATCTGAAAAGATATTAGTGAAGCTTTAAACCAATGTCAAGATTAACATCATCTTTATTTAGATATAATTTGACGGACAGAGAGAAGGGAATTTGAAAGGAAAAAAGAAAGGGAGCGAGCAGGGACATCTCCCGTTTTCACCCTGTTCATGGTAAACATGGTAAATACGTACAGACAAATTTATAAAGGCCTGATCAAAGGTCTTTGTCCGGCAAATTTTCACTTACCAGCCTTCTGTTTGCCCTTTTTTATATCTGCAAAGAGGCTGTCTATCTCCCCTGCTTCATAGACCTTTGAAACCCTCCCAGTCTTTATATCTTCTTCAGCCTGCTTTTCCATCTTTTGCCACTTGGGGGTGTAAAAATATGCATGGGTTGGGTCTATCTTTGATAACGCCTCCTTGTGCTTTACAAAACATATAAAGTCAAGTACCTACTTGGCCTTGGAAGAGGTCAAATCCTTTACCTCACTGATTATCTCATTTTTATAGTCCACCGCATGATGCATAAAAACCTCCCTTCAGTATTTCCTTTTATTGGAGTTTGTTTTTTCGAGCACAGGATAGCAGGATGAAATTTTGCTGTCAATATTAATGAAAGCTACTTCCTCACCTCATACCCCAATGTCTCTACAGTCCATGGAGATTGTTTGCTGTTATTAAATACCTTAAGTTCCTTTGACAGGTCTGTCCACTTAGGATTTTTAAGTGCAGGGTCTTCGAGAAAATGTCCGTCCTCTTTGGTTGCAATTATAACGACATTTTCTGTTGCCTTTTGCTTCCCTTCCGGTGTGGCAACGCGCAGCTTTATGCCTTTTGTTCTCAATGCATCATCAGGAAAAACAAATTCACTTCTTGCCGGTATCATATCGTTTTTTTTGTATGGGTTTGGAAATAGCTTATAAACATTCTCCTCCTGGTCTACGCTAAAGATACTCAGATAAGCATCTTCATTTAAGGTTACTTTTACCTGAATCTCATCATTTTCCTGGAACACAGGTTTCTTGGATTGTTTTGCCTTGTCCGGTTCCTGAATCGAGGCCCTCATGACCTTTAGAAGGCGGTGTTTGTCAAGATTCATGGGCTTAACTTCAGCCTCAAGTTCAACCATACAGAATAGGTTTCCTCCCTCACCTCCACATGTTTCCACAAGAATTTTTGTATTTTCAATGAATGCCTCCGATGTGATACTAATTAGCTCATGAATAAGGTCGCCATTAAGCATGTCAGACTTGCCTAAAACCAGAACCCCGGCCTGTTCCATAGCATTACGGATAGCATAGTCGTGGGCCTTCTGTTTTACTGATGCCTTGTCATCGTTCTCACCCATAAATATTTTGCCGGATTTCCCTGTAAGCCGCTTTAAATTTCCATCCTCTTTCTTTTCAACTTTTATTCCTTTAGAGAGATTAGATTTATCAGTCTGCTCTCCCTCTATCGCCTCTTTCCGTGTCTCGTTCTCTACAATATTTATCTTTTCTGCCCTGACTGTGACAGGCAGTAGTATTATTACAAGTGACAGTATACATATTTTTAATCTCTGCATATTTGTCCTCCTGAGATGTATTCCCAATATCTTGCTTTGCTGATTACCGCCCCTTCCTCCTCTTTATCTCCTGCCTCATATCCTTCATCATTTCTTTAAGGTCTTCCTCTGCCTCTTTTAAGAATGCATCGTAGTCATAAGGGGTCTGAGGTGTTTCAAACTTCTTCTCAGGTTTACTCGAAAATCCTCGTAGCTCACCCTCCCCCTTTCCACCTCCCGTCAAGGGAGGGGGGATGACAGCTTGCGCATCCACTTCATTCAAGGGAGGGGGAATAATTTTAGCATTCTCGCTCTTAATGGGAGCGGTGCCGGGTGAGGGGGCATTATTTTCATCAGCCTTTGTGATCGCCCCGCTCGTGACTGGTTCATTTATTGCAGTTAGAGGTTTCTTGCCATAAGCTACCTCGTATCCATTCTCACTTAACCACTTTCTTACAACCGATGATTTTATTGAAAAGTTTATGCCTGTTATCGGGAGGCCGTCACTACTTAGCCTTGCAATATTGGAATTGACAGCCACCATGTAACCCCTCCTGTCCAGAAGGGGTCCGCCGGAGTTTCCTCTGTTTACGCTCGTATCTGTCTGAAACATCTCTTTTCCTGGCACGCCTTGAAAATCCTTTATCTCTCCGCTAATCCTGCCGTAAGTCAGTGTCCAGAAACCACCCTGCTCAGGGTGGCCTATTGCTATAACATCTTCTCCTACCTCAATTTCCTGTGGATCAGCAAGAGCGACAATATCTGCTTTAAAGTCGTAATTCTTGATTTTTAGAATGGCAAGGTCAAGCGGCACGTCATACTTCAATATCTCTACTTCATAAGACTTGTCCAGTTCATTCTTTGTAACACCAATGAGCTTTTTGGGCTTTGTAAAGACCACTATCACAGGAAAGGGTTTATCTTCTTCCTTATCAAAGATCACATGGGCATTTGTTATAATGAGTCCATCATCAGAAATAATGGAACCTGTTCCGATGCTTCCCTCTCCCTTCTCATCCGTTGCCCTGACGACCATAACAGACGGAGAATATCTCGCATAAACCTCCTTTGCAGGGAAGTCAGAGGCAAAAGAGGGTATGGGGAAATATAGCACACTGGAGATAATAAAGATTAATAGCTTGATTAGGATTCGATGGTTTTTAAATTTCACTTATGCATCCTCCTTTTAAAATTACTTAACCCCGCCCCTCGGCATACATGCCAGTGCATACATAACACCCTTCTTATTTGAAGACCTGATACCAACTTCATCGTACCAGTATGACACTATCTGAGATTCCTTTAATACCGCCTTCGTTGCCCATGACGCGGCCTCTACAACACCAACCTCATGCACATCTTTTTCTCTTTCTGATTTAATCACCACCATGATTGAATTAACATCCGCGTGCAATACCTTTGCAAGTTCTTTTCTTGCATTCTCTGTTGCATAAGTTTTCCCGTCTTCTATGTAATATGTTGGCTCGCTTGCACCAACAGCACATATCCTCTTATCATCATTAGGGGGATTCATAACCCAGTCAGGAGGGGGCTCATTTTTTGTTACGTTCTTAGACGCTGCACATCCTGTAAGGACAGCCATGAGTACACATAAAATTGTTAAAGTTAAACGATTCATCTAATGTCCCTTCTTATCTGAGGCCCCCCCCCTAACCTCCCCTTGTAAAGGGGAGGAATATTATTAGTGGCTCTCCAATTTTTTAAAAAATGATGCCCTATCCTGCCTCACCTTCTCAAGTGCATCCCCCTGGCTCTCATAGGCAACTACCTTCTTCATCTCATCTTCTGCCTTTGCCTTTTCTTCCTTTTTTATCTCCTCATCCTTTGCAGCATTTGCCTTGTCTAAATGTTCCTGAGCATTTGCCTGTGCATCAGTAGCATTCTCTACCACCTTTGCAATCGCATCCTTTTTTGCAAGTACTGCGATGGCATAATAATATGTTCTTCCCTCCTGTTTGAACTCACCTGCATCTACAATCCTCGTGCCTTCAAGAACCACATCAACCGATTCCTCTATAATGTCTCCCATGTAAATATTGCATGCAATCGGATCTTTAAATAGCGCCTTCACTTCCCCTTCGCACGTCTTAGCAGATATAAAGTTTGTTTTAACAGCAACCTTAACTTCCTTTGCAAGTTCAGCCCTTGCAGAGACCTCGGCACGCCTTCTGTCCATATAATCATTGTTTGAAGATTCTACTATCCCCACACCTATAATATTACTTTCAGAAGGATATGTTGTTGAAATCTTTTTTGCAATATCCTGAACTACACCTGCATACGCATAAGCATTTATTAACAACACTATCACAGTTACAAAAAAAAATGTCTTCTTCATCAGAACACCTCATCCCTTAATTAAGGAGGGAGGATACTACCTTCCGCCCTTTTGTTTTTCAATTTCCTTTTCCAGTTTTTCATGGGTACGTTCAGCATTTTTCTTTACTGTCTCCTTGACCGTTTCACTAAGCTCTTTAACTTTATCAATATTATCTTTGAATGAGTTCAGATCAAGCCTTGCAAGGGAAAACAATGTCCCGTTTCTTGGGTCCTGCCAGTGATGTACAATTTCTATGCCGGAAAGTGTCATTGAGGCTACCTCTTTTAAAGCAGTCTCCACATGCTGCTCCTCTGAAGGGCTTGTTGACACTCCTGAACTTGTTGATGCCTTATATGCTTCTAATAATGATGCAGTATAAACCTGAACAACCTTTGCAATCTCATTTCTTGACTCCGCATCTGACAGCTTTCTGAGAAGGGAAAAATCAGTAATATTTGAGGCTGAACCTACACCGTAAAACACCTTGCCTTTATCCCCCCCAAATGCCCCGCTCCCCTGCATCACCCATTCCGGTGCAACAATATTCTGTATTGGTGTATCCTTTGTAATCTTTGACCCGCTTGAACAACCTGCAAAAATCAAAAGTGCTGCTATCGCAATAAAATATAAATTCTTTACATACTTCATCTTTATTTCCTCCTTTTTAATTTCATAATTTATGTATTATCTGTTCTATAGCTTTTTTACCTTTACTGCATATATTTAACTTTGAACATCACCCCCATTCATACCCTTAAGAGTTTTTCTCTCCAATTATAGTAATATTTGACGGACATGGAAAGCGGTTTTTGAAAAATATCTCCAGGCACTTAACCCCACTCAACCTCCCCTTCTTGATTAACCGCCTTTCCTTATCTCCGGAAGATGAATACATTATTCCTAACTGTATCAACACCATACCCTTGTTCTTCTGATAACAAGACTTCTTTTGCAGTACAACTATTTTTATCCGCCGTTCTTATGTTCACCTGTTTTTTGTACAAGGCCTTTACAATACTATTTTTAACAAGGACAAATTCATTACTCTTTGTATCCCTGTATAAACTGAGTCTGGAGTCTTTGCCGGTTGAAACCTCACCGATGTTTTTAAAACCTGTCCCGATGAAATGGCCTCCAGGCTTCAGGACAGACTTAAAATCAGGGGCAGAGAATTCTTCCGCTGTTACATAGACACTTTCAGGAAGAGCTGGAACAGGACTATCTGTCTGCACCCCCATCAGCCGCTTAACCACAGAGAGATTTTTGGAGTAAGGCCCGCCGCACTCCCCTTTAGCTATACCTTCAAAGTCTATTGCAGCTCGTTCCTTCAAGTGGTTGTCATTTAGTGAGTCACCCAACAGGAAGTTTGCTATCGCCCTGTTATTGATAATGCCTTTGTGGTCAGGCATCAGCTTTGATGCCTCATCAATACCGGCAAGGGCATTGTAGTATTTCATATCCAGAATATATGCAGCGCTGAGATTTAACTTTGCCTGTGTATAGTATGGGTCGCTCTCAGCCGCCTTTTCAAGATACTCCAACGCGTTGTTGAGATAATTCCGGTATGCCTCTGTGTCCGCATTCCCGCCGCCTCTGCCTACATTAATAAATTCAGCCCTTGTACCGGAGTCAATCTCAATTGAGAGGTTAAAAGGGATTGCCTCTCTGTCATGAGTCTCCCTGTAACTCTTTATAGCAAGCCTAAGATAGGCAGTCCCTATGTTGTGGTAGACCTCCCGGCCGGGATAAGATTTCAGGAATTCTTCAAATAGGGCGATGGAGTCTTTATACCATCCAATGTGATATGCAATCAGACCTGCATGAAAGAACTCCAGTCTTGACCCGACATCTTTAAGCCTTGTCGTTACGGCTATAACCCTCTGTTTAACAGTGGGGTCATCTTCGCCGGTAGAAGAAAGGATCGGGTCTATTGCACGAAACCATTCACTGAAAAAGTTTGTATCCCTGGAGACTATTGCCTCAGGACCAAATCCGGCTATTGCAGAATAGATTATCCCGTACTGGTCAGCCTGAAGTTCAATCGCCTTAATTGCAGACGGAGACTTTGCGTATTCTTTTATACCGCTGAACTCAGGATTGTTCTTTGTAGCTGTAGTAAACCTGTATAGCCAGAAGTCGGCATTAAACTGGTGTGCAAGCTCATGACCGAGTACAAAGGCAAGCCTTGCATCCCCTTCTTCCACATCAACACCCCTGTAACAAAAATCAATGGCTTTCTTTGTAAGTATAATTGAACCGTCTTCAAGCGACTGTGCCCAGGGAAGACCGTCATACTGAATAACATAGAGCCTCGGTTCCACCCCCCTCCGCCTGTCTGCGGCAGTAAGCACCTTGTTGAATATTTCCATAGCCCTGTCATAGTTTGAACCTTCCTTAACCTCTTTGTAGGATTTGAGCCAGTAGTCGCTTTTGCCTTTATCTGTGGCCGCATAGACAGAGGATACAGACATAAGAACTATTATAGTTGAAAGGAAAATCTTAATTTTGGAAAACATTGAACACCTCATAAATGACCCCACCTAACCTCCCCTTGTAAAGGGGAGGAATAGTTTGTCTATTCCCCTCCTTTACAAGGAGGGGTTAGGGGAGGTGCCGTTCATCTCGTCAAAATAAACTCACCTGTATATTCAAAGCTCTGTCCGCCATAAGTCATCCCACTGATAACCCAGTTATAGGGTTCATCCATCTTTAACTTCTTCCTTTGGATGGCTGCTTTTGTTTCCTGAATATCTATAGCCGGTATCACTGGTAATCTGCTTGACCGTTCCACTAAAGAAAATGTATAACCTTTAGCGTCTTTAATCTCTTTCCAGTCAAACAACAACTCTTCCCGGTCCTTAATGATCAACATGCCGCTGAATCCCTCTGCCCGATTCCTTCCCATGAATCCAAATGATGATGGTGCACCGGTTTCTTTGAAGGTGAGCTTCTCTGTTGAGGTGATTGTTATAATCTTCAACATATCCTTCTGAGGTCTGTTGATGAATACCATCAGAAGAATGACCGCCGTTGCGGCCAGGGCATAACCCGGCAATGGAGGCAGTGACACAGGCAACCGTCTGATAAACCCGGATATTTTCTTTATAAAAGCAATAGACTCCCTTATGTCTGCAACAGTTTTTGCCCCCTGAATCCTTTCAACTGCCTTACAGGCCCATTCATGCGGGGTTTTAATGGGAAGAGCATCAATAGAATTTGCCTTATAGTACATTCCTGCGATCTCAAGACAATAATCACAGCTCTCAATATGCCTTGCTATTCTTTGGGAGAAATCTAGTGGCGTATCCTCTTTAATCATCGCCGCTATCTCCCACTCTTCAGGACACGCATTGGAAGCGGTAGTCTTTTTAAAACCCTGCTTCAAACACTGAGACACCCCTTTAATCCCTGTGTATACTTTATAGCAAATATCACAGGTAGCTATATGCCCCCCTATAGATAATGCATCTTCTCCACTAAGGCTCTCTTCTACATAAGACTGGATTTTATCAGGTTTTATATGATTTATTTTATTCATGAGTTATATTTGACGGACATGAGTTTTGAAATTTGAAAAAATATTTCTGCTACGAAACCCCACCTGACCTCCCTTGTAAAGGGGAGTAGTATGAGTCGCATTCCCCCTTGGTAAGGGGAGGAATCGCTTATCTGTTCCCCTCCTTACCAAGGGGGGGGGGAGGGGAGGTTTATACCATCTCAAGCAAAGTAAAATATTCATCTCTACTTAGCCCTGCGGTTCTCAAATTATTTTTGATTATAAACACAGGCACCTCTTTCCAATCAGGTATTACAACAGGTCTCAGAACACCCTGCTTAGTATATACAAAATGGTCACCTTCGGTCCTTACACGTTTAAAACCGGCTTTTTCAAAAACCTTGCATAACCTGTCAGCCGGTATCGGAGATATTTTTTGCATATTACGAAATACTCACGAATTCTGTTGCTACAAGTTTGGGAGAGATCCAGTGGCCGCCTGTGTCTTTTCTGTACCCTGACTCTTCCAATATATCTTCCAGAGTCTCCATCTTGTCTGCCTCTTCAAGAAAGAGCCTTACAGCAGTTTTTAACATCTCCTTTGCATGATCAACACTATTCCCACAACTTGAAATATCAAGCTCAGGACTATAAGCAACATAGGTTTTCTCTTCTTTTAAAACAATAACATCGAAATCTATTGGAATCATACCTACCCCCCCTTTTTTTATTTTTAAGTTTATAAATATACTACATCTTTATTCAATAAAGAACGAAAATTATTTGGAAACAGACACAGTTCGCCTAGTTCAAAACAACCCCACCTAACCTCCCCTTGTAAAGGGGAGGTTAGGTGGGGTTTCCCTTGTAAAGGGGAGGAACCTTGCCCAGCATTCCCCTCCTTACCAATGGCCTCCACATTATTTTCCCCTCCTTTACAAGGAGGGGGTAGGGGAGGTTAGTTATATTTGACGGACATGAAATCTCTTTTTTGATTTTATATCTCCACCTCTTCAAGTATATATTTGAGGTTATCCATGCATAGAAAGTGCTCCTCCATGTATCTTTCCTTCAACCGTTTCAGAAGTTCTTTTAATGCCGAGTTAATGGCATAAAAGATGTCCTGCTCATCTATCTCTGATATTGATTTGCCAGGGATCAGGCTGACACCTATCTTTCTTGAAAATCCGAGTATATCTTTTGCCGTCATATACTGCTGATATCTGAGTCTCAGGATACGGGAGTGGTTGGGCAAGAGCCCTTCAATAGTCTTTTTAAGGATAGAGATAAACTCATGTATAATAAGTTTGTTATCAACTGAAATATCAGCAGAAGGTATATATCTCTCATGCTCTTCTTCTCCATCTTCAGAAGAGAGATATAAAGAAACAAACTGCGGGTCTTCTATGAGATATAAATGACCCGCTGCCGCAAGTTGTCCCCTGATTTTTGATATTTTCTCCTTTGCATCATCGGGCGGCAGACGGATGAGTGTGGCTATCTCATCCTCCTTCTTACCAAGTCTAAGGTGGATATAAACCTTCTGATGTGTTTGATCGAGACTCCGGATTACTGCCGGCAGTCTGTCAGAAACCGCCTCATTAAAAACCCCTTCCATACTTCCACCTCAACCAGTCAATATACATAGTGCGCGAGTTTATGACAGACCACACATAAGTCTTGAGACTGCAATTATTTATTCCTTTATAAGACTTCAATCTCGTCTTTAAATAATCAAAACACCAAAGGTATGAATCCATACATTCATCACACTGGTTACCGGAATCTTTTATTGTCTCCTTCCCTTTCCTTTCTGTCATCAATATACGAAGACAGCATATCCGGTTAAGGGCACTGTAATGGCAATGCGTCTTCATCAGTTCCCATATCTTATAAAGCACCCAGTCAGTATGCTCTTCCACGAACCGGCTGCAGGCATTCTCATCCCCTGAGAGTATATGCTGGACATACTCAAGATACACCTTTGTGTCACTAATATTATTGCCAATTCCCAATTACGTTCTGCTCATAAGTAAATTGCTATTTATAACCTAACATTACTTTGTTAACTCCGTAGTTTTATATCATTTCAAAGATTATTTTTCAATACAAATTTAACTTATCCCCGAACATCTTATGTATTGACACACCTCTCCTGTTTGTCTAATAGTAACCGTTCACAGTTATCAGTTTACGGTTCACGGTTAAGAAAAATATAAAAGTAAGTATATATTTCACAAGAGGTCAAGGTATTTTCTAATAGTGATGCGAAAGAACTCATTCAAGAATTGAAGTCAATTTCAAAAATGCTCCAAGCGTTACATAACTCGTTGAAAAACCGTTAACCGTAAACTGATAACTGTGAACGGTTACGACTTAACAAATTCAGGAAACCCGCCTCCCCTTAAATATTTATCGAAATATCTCAAAACTATTGCCTTCTTTTTTGAAGTTTTAACATCGTAGTCAATCCTGTGGAAACTCAGATATTCCCTGAAGGAAAAAGGGTAAAGCTCTATTTTGACATACCTGCCTGTGAGATGAGTGGCAAGCTCGGAGCTAAGCAGTCTTGCGTTTGAACCGGTGAGGAATATCTTGTATTCCTCGTCATGTATTCTTCTTATAAACCTCTCCCATCCTTCAATGTTCTGAACTTCGTCAAGAAATATTACATCGGCCTGATAAAGTTTATGAAAGACAAGCATCAGGTTATGAAAGTCATCAACTGTGAAATTAATAAGCCGCTCATCGTCGAAATTGATGTAGTAGTAATTTTTATATCTGGAGGCAAATTGGGTTAAGAGCGTGGACTTTCCGCTTCTCCTTATGCCTGATATTACTGTTATCTGTTTTGTACTGATTATTTCTCAAAGTCAACATTGCGGGTAATGCCGGTATCTTTTCTTTTAAAATTATCAAGCTGGTCATTGATGACTTCTTCAAGCAGGGTTGTGTTTATCATGCGGAATAGTTTACATTGTAGATGTAGAAAAAACAAGCATAATTAACATTGAGAATGTAAGTTAAAATAGAAAGAATTAAATTAATGCTTTAGTTGCCAAGGCGTTAAATGCAAAGAAGGTTCTTTCTATGGAATCAGCATCAAGAATATTGTCAGCCTAAACTTTGGTTATGCGGTATAATCCCATAAATTGTATACGTTTTACATCCCAAGCCCAACTAATAGAGAATTATAAGTTGACACCTCTATACCATTTGGCTAAGATAACCTAAAATAACGCAAATATTTCGAATAACACGAATCAATAAAATACATAATTTGTTTATTCGTGTCATAAGTGTTCAAAGGAGATTAGGTATTTTTATGCAAAAAAGATGGGTGATTGTAGACCGGGATGTTGAATTGGAAGGGCATTTAAGCAGGGAACTTAATATTAATGTGCTAACCTCAAGGATATTGATTAACAGGGGGGTGCGTGATGTTAAATCAGGGAAGGAGTTCTTGAATATTTCTTCAGCTAACCTGCTTGACCCTTTTCTTATAAATGATATGGATAAGGCTGTCCGGCGTATCATAAAGGCAATACAAACTAAGGAACGGATCCTCATATTCGGCGATTATGATGTTGACGGCGTGACTGCAAGTACCCT
The window above is part of the Nitrospirota bacterium genome. Proteins encoded here:
- a CDS encoding trypsin-like peptidase domain-containing protein, which translates into the protein MKFKNHRILIKLLIFIISSVLYFPIPSFASDFPAKEVYARYSPSVMVVRATDEKGEGSIGTGSIISDDGLIITNAHVIFDKEEDKPFPVIVVFTKPKKLIGVTKNELDKSYEVEILKYDVPLDLAILKIKNYDFKADIVALADPQEIEVGEDVIAIGHPEQGGFWTLTYGRISGEIKDFQGVPGKEMFQTDTSVNRGNSGGPLLDRRGYMVAVNSNIARLSSDGLPITGINFSIKSSVVRKWLSENGYEVAYGKKPLTAINEPVTSGAITKADENNAPSPGTAPIKSENAKIIPPPLNEVDAQAVIPPPLTGGGKGEGELRGFSSKPEKKFETPQTPYDYDAFLKEAEEDLKEMMKDMRQEIKRRKGR
- a CDS encoding DUF4384 domain-containing protein produces the protein MMVVFFIVMFVQYAYAVQSTITEAEGYSCLGDDKTRKQTEQAAFADAKRRAGEYAVSHIRSETRMKNLELEKDIIEAYMNASIKVLQEIEKVWYRDEKMGDCYRVKIKAEITPEERVIEKAADNEKVLKNEDAMSDPSAPLRVKVWADKKGYKEGDKIKIYLKGNKPFYVRVVYKDAGGGNVQLLPNPYRSDNYFNGGLVYEVPTGGDRFELEVTPPFGEENIIAYASTSPLGDIELKKNGGIFQVLTRQEDVGTLSRGVKITEAAAHEGGGIAEFAEEKVVVKTGHLP
- a CDS encoding LPP20 family lipoprotein — encoded protein: MNRLTLTILCVLMAVLTGCAASKNVTKNEPPPDWVMNPPNDDKRICAVGASEPTYYIEDGKTYATENARKELAKVLHADVNSIMVVIKSEREKDVHEVGVVEAASWATKAVLKESQIVSYWYDEVGIRSSNKKGVMYALACMPRGGVK
- a CDS encoding LPP20 family lipoprotein, with protein sequence MKYVKNLYFIAIAALLIFAGCSSGSKITKDTPIQNIVAPEWVMQGSGAFGGDKGKVFYGVGSASNITDFSLLRKLSDAESRNEIAKVVQVYTASLLEAYKASTSSGVSTSPSEEQHVETALKEVASMTLSGIEIVHHWQDPRNGTLFSLARLDLNSFKDNIDKVKELSETVKETVKKNAERTHEKLEKEIEKQKGGR
- a CDS encoding DUF4384 domain-containing protein; translation: MQRLKICILSLVIILLPVTVRAEKINIVENETRKEAIEGEQTDKSNLSKGIKVEKKEDGNLKRLTGKSGKIFMGENDDKASVKQKAHDYAIRNAMEQAGVLVLGKSDMLNGDLIHELISITSEAFIENTKILVETCGGEGGNLFCMVELEAEVKPMNLDKHRLLKVMRASIQEPDKAKQSKKPVFQENDEIQVKVTLNEDAYLSIFSVDQEENVYKLFPNPYKKNDMIPARSEFVFPDDALRTKGIKLRVATPEGKQKATENVVIIATKEDGHFLEDPALKNPKWTDLSKELKVFNNSKQSPWTVETLGYEVRK
- a CDS encoding type II toxin-antitoxin system HicA family toxin, coding for MQKISPIPADRLCKVFEKAGFKRVRTEGDHFVYTKQGVLRPVVIPDWKEVPVFIIKNNLRTAGLSRDEYFTLLEMV
- a CDS encoding LPP20 family lipoprotein, which translates into the protein MKKTFFFVTVIVLLINAYAYAGVVQDIAKKISTTYPSESNIIGVGIVESSNNDYMDRRRAEVSARAELAKEVKVAVKTNFISAKTCEGEVKALFKDPIACNIYMGDIIEESVDVVLEGTRIVDAGEFKQEGRTYYYAIAVLAKKDAIAKVVENATDAQANAQEHLDKANAAKDEEIKKEEKAKAEDEMKKVVAYESQGDALEKVRQDRASFFKKLESH
- a CDS encoding caspase family protein, translated to MGRIGFEFYTQGDNGMKRLILLFIAIVFLSSGIAYSEERGVAVRKIGGSETASVSGTKYHALIIGNNDYKYQPKLKTPISDARSVEKILKEMYGFNTRLLMNATRKEILGSMNELRKGLGENDSLLIYYAGHGEFDNSAAVTSHIILPKSFTLN
- a CDS encoding AAA family ATPase, whose translation is MISTKQITVISGIRRSGKSTLLTQFASRYKNYYYINFDDERLINFTVDDFHNLMLVFHKLYQADVIFLDEVQNIEGWERFIRRIHDEEYKIFLTGSNARLLSSELATHLTGRYVKIELYPFSFREYLSFHRIDYDVKTSKKKAIVLRYFDKYLRGGGFPEFVKS